One Psychromonas sp. psych-6C06 DNA window includes the following coding sequences:
- a CDS encoding flagellin, with product MAQMINTNIMSLNAQRQLNKSQNTQNEAMERLSSGLRINSAKDDAAGLAIATGMESQIRGINQAVRNANDGISMSQTAEGAMDEMTNILQRMRELSIQAANDTNSSSNRASIQKEVDQLYEELDRISTVTQFNGVNLLDGSGGSTTLQIGANSGERLTFSIDAVTTTDLNLNAVSGLGDLNGGRVSGAVSPVGTAGAIPEGTVAINGVDIGAVATTAGTIASANVIATAINDKQGLTGVTATAYNVVEGAAGIDGKTDGSLTISVDGATAIPIGATSSPQDLVDTINRDVGGVTAALNSEGGLILSNDTGKSITIGGAGAAQVGLVADSYEGYVSLTSADGSPVEVSTGTNGTVSDVQDMGFNVSVGSDVIKGGEVKVSNGAITANDGIVINGVELGAVTGTSAADKAFAINAISDETGVSASATTTIEYSVEISTMAAEGATGFTINGAVIDMTATNSALAAPPTTLDEVVGAINASGIQGVVASASEDGKLILTSQSGNDVNVTTTTGNPFVGNTTTGTGLTTRGEITLTGQDGADVTITSTASTEAEKEQAFDKLGLTDMGGNSGAVGKGLSVNTAANASNSINRIDDALQKISDSRANLGAIQNRLGSTISNLENVSQNLSGAKSRIYDADFAAETSKMSKAQILQQAGTSMLSQANASTQNVLSLLQG from the coding sequence ATGGCTCAAATGATAAATACCAACATAATGTCGCTAAATGCACAGCGTCAGTTAAACAAAAGTCAAAATACGCAAAATGAAGCGATGGAGCGTCTCTCTTCAGGTTTACGTATCAATAGTGCTAAAGATGATGCAGCTGGTCTTGCCATTGCAACCGGTATGGAATCTCAAATTCGTGGTATTAACCAAGCGGTTCGTAATGCCAATGATGGTATCTCAATGTCGCAAACCGCTGAGGGTGCGATGGATGAGATGACCAATATTTTGCAACGTATGCGTGAGCTATCTATTCAGGCTGCCAATGATACCAACTCATCATCAAACAGAGCATCAATCCAGAAAGAGGTTGACCAACTTTATGAAGAGTTAGACAGAATTTCAACGGTTACCCAATTTAATGGCGTTAACTTACTTGATGGTAGTGGTGGTAGTACAACACTTCAAATTGGTGCCAACTCCGGTGAGCGTTTAACGTTCTCTATTGATGCGGTAACAACCACCGATCTTAACTTAAATGCAGTCTCTGGTTTGGGTGATTTAAATGGTGGACGTGTTTCTGGTGCTGTTTCCCCTGTTGGTACGGCTGGTGCTATTCCCGAAGGTACGGTTGCTATTAATGGTGTTGATATTGGCGCTGTTGCAACAACCGCAGGTACCATTGCAAGCGCTAATGTAATTGCAACTGCGATTAATGACAAACAAGGCTTAACAGGTGTCACTGCAACGGCATACAATGTTGTAGAAGGTGCTGCTGGCATAGATGGTAAGACTGATGGATCTTTAACAATTTCCGTTGATGGGGCGACCGCAATTCCGATTGGTGCGACATCAAGTCCTCAAGATTTAGTTGATACCATTAACCGTGATGTAGGTGGAGTGACAGCTGCACTTAATAGTGAAGGTGGTTTGATATTAAGTAATGATACTGGTAAATCTATTACTATAGGTGGAGCTGGTGCTGCTCAAGTAGGCCTAGTTGCTGATAGCTACGAAGGCTACGTGTCATTAACTAGTGCAGACGGAAGCCCGGTGGAAGTATCTACGGGGACGAACGGAACTGTTTCTGATGTTCAAGATATGGGCTTTAATGTCTCTGTAGGGTCGGATGTCATTAAAGGTGGCGAAGTAAAAGTGAGCAATGGTGCAATTACAGCTAATGACGGTATTGTTATTAACGGTGTTGAGTTAGGCGCTGTAACGGGGACTTCAGCAGCAGATAAAGCCTTTGCTATTAATGCAATTTCAGATGAGACTGGTGTATCAGCTTCTGCAACGACAACAATCGAGTACTCTGTAGAAATTTCAACTATGGCGGCTGAAGGGGCGACAGGATTTACCATTAATGGTGCGGTTATTGATATGACGGCCACTAACAGTGCCCTTGCTGCTCCACCCACTACGCTTGATGAGGTTGTAGGGGCAATTAATGCTTCTGGTATTCAAGGTGTAGTTGCAAGCGCAAGTGAAGATGGTAAATTAATATTAACCTCACAGTCAGGCAATGACGTTAATGTGACGACAACAACAGGTAACCCATTTGTTGGTAATACTACGACTGGTACTGGTCTAACAACCCGTGGTGAAATAACGCTTACAGGTCAAGATGGAGCTGATGTTACAATTACTAGCACAGCATCAACAGAGGCAGAAAAGGAACAAGCCTTTGATAAGCTTGGCTTAACAGATATGGGCGGAAACTCTGGTGCTGTGGGTAAAGGCTTAAGTGTGAATACTGCAGCTAATGCGTCGAACTCCATCAATCGTATTGATGACGCGCTACAAAAAATATCAGATTCACGAGCAAATCTAGGTGCGATTCAAAACCGTTTAGGCTCAACAATTTCGAATCTTGAAAATGTATCGCAAAACTTATCGGGTGCAAAATCACGTATTTATGATGCAGACTTTGCTGCTGAAACGTCGAAAATGAGTAAAGCGCAAATCTTGCAACAAGCTGGTACTTCTATGCTATCGCAAGCGAATGCAAGTACACAAAACGTATTATCGCTCCTACAAGGGTAG
- the flgL gene encoding flagellar hook-associated protein FlgL: MRISTQVFFQRNVDSVLGQQTKLSQQNMHLSTSKRVIHGSDDAVAISTIQRLKQDLSMGEQFLKNGEMAETANALEETSLQQVTNILQRVRELLVTAGNETYNAQNREAVAVELEGLREELMGVANTRDGNSQFIFAGFEVDTQPYQSNEFGTIEYHGDNGDRNYKVGPGVFVQGNDSGASVFNEIAEGNGTFVSEANINNNGSGVINEASVIDSKAANGFLSEDYTVAITETAAGADPDYSVYGLKETTVTGNATINLASVDISDPNFASFDPALYDPAVANGVTVGFVAVGPLFEVTVNGVSATPAAMYDPADTNQQSVNLNGLNFDIQGVPDVTDSYTLNKYVEPTKYTEGQSIEFNGIKTELKGNVMNTDSFALRQSGEKDIFSTIKDAIDTLRIPGEDDVASAQREMRFNMARLQVDNAMENVSGIRTSVGARMRTIDNQSESTQDFNLTNQKTLSNLEDLDMAAAISEFKMQMSLLEVSQQTFVQMQSLSLFKLI, encoded by the coding sequence ATGCGTATTTCCACACAGGTCTTTTTCCAACGTAATGTTGATAGTGTATTGGGGCAACAAACTAAATTAAGCCAGCAAAACATGCATTTATCTACATCTAAACGCGTCATTCATGGCTCTGATGATGCCGTTGCAATTTCCACTATTCAGCGATTGAAGCAAGATTTAAGCATGGGTGAGCAATTTTTAAAGAATGGTGAGATGGCTGAAACGGCTAATGCGTTGGAAGAAACCTCCTTACAACAAGTTACAAATATTCTACAAAGAGTACGTGAACTGTTAGTGACTGCGGGTAACGAAACTTATAACGCACAAAACCGTGAAGCGGTTGCCGTTGAATTGGAAGGCTTACGTGAAGAACTCATGGGAGTAGCTAATACTCGCGATGGCAATAGTCAGTTTATTTTTGCCGGTTTTGAAGTTGATACTCAGCCCTACCAAAGCAATGAGTTTGGCACCATTGAATACCACGGTGATAACGGCGATCGTAATTACAAAGTGGGACCAGGTGTCTTCGTGCAAGGTAATGATTCTGGTGCTTCTGTATTTAATGAAATCGCAGAGGGTAATGGGACTTTTGTTTCCGAGGCTAATATCAACAATAATGGCTCGGGCGTAATCAATGAGGCATCAGTCATTGATAGCAAAGCTGCGAATGGTTTTTTAAGTGAAGACTACACTGTTGCTATCACTGAAACTGCCGCTGGCGCCGATCCTGATTACTCTGTGTATGGTTTAAAAGAAACAACGGTGACTGGGAATGCGACCATCAATCTAGCTTCCGTTGATATTAGCGATCCAAACTTTGCTAGCTTCGATCCCGCTTTGTATGATCCCGCCGTTGCGAATGGTGTCACCGTTGGCTTTGTTGCCGTAGGGCCATTATTCGAGGTCACAGTTAACGGTGTTTCCGCAACGCCAGCTGCTATGTATGATCCTGCTGATACGAATCAGCAAAGCGTTAATTTGAATGGATTAAACTTTGACATTCAGGGGGTACCTGATGTTACTGATAGTTATACACTTAATAAATATGTTGAACCGACTAAATATACGGAAGGCCAGTCAATTGAATTTAATGGTATTAAAACAGAGCTAAAAGGTAATGTGATGAATACCGATTCATTTGCCCTGCGTCAAAGTGGCGAAAAAGATATTTTTTCTACCATTAAAGATGCCATTGATACCTTAAGAATACCTGGTGAAGATGATGTTGCCTCCGCTCAGCGTGAAATGCGTTTTAACATGGCACGTCTGCAAGTTGATAATGCCATGGAAAATGTTTCGGGTATTCGTACCTCAGTAGGTGCGCGTATGCGAACTATCGATAATCAAAGTGAATCCACGCAGGACTTTAATTTAACCAATCAAAAAACATTGTCGAATTTGGAAGATCTAGATATGGCTGCCGCTATTAGTGAGTTTAAAATGCAGATGAGCTTACTTGAAGTCTCGCAACAAACATTTGTACAGATGCAATCATTAAGTTTGTTTAAACTTATTTAA
- the rrtA gene encoding rhombosortase → MRSLYIETTVYVLLCISIYLFEPKTSHWLAYYHSDISQFELWRLITATFCHTNFNHLAMNLLGLLVTIGLFFESFKIMTLTMLIIFSSVIIGLSLFFLEPSLIGYVGLSGVLHALFSFGIACDIQRKTAWGYLLAVGLLLKLAHEQFFGATQSTMELIDAPVMVNAHLYGAVAGLLFFALLNAINRKR, encoded by the coding sequence ATGCGCTCACTTTATATTGAAACCACTGTTTATGTTTTACTTTGCATCAGCATCTACCTGTTTGAACCAAAAACAAGTCATTGGCTAGCATATTACCACAGCGATATCTCCCAATTCGAGCTTTGGCGATTAATAACGGCCACTTTTTGCCACACCAACTTTAATCACCTTGCCATGAACCTACTAGGATTATTAGTCACAATCGGGCTATTTTTCGAATCGTTCAAAATAATGACGCTCACGATGTTAATTATTTTTAGCTCCGTTATCATCGGCCTATCACTCTTTTTCCTTGAGCCATCTCTCATCGGGTATGTTGGACTTTCCGGAGTATTACATGCGTTATTTAGCTTCGGGATTGCTTGCGATATACAGCGTAAGACGGCATGGGGATATTTATTAGCAGTGGGACTGTTACTTAAGCTTGCGCATGAACAATTTTTTGGCGCAACACAAAGTACCATGGAATTAATTGACGCTCCTGTCATGGTAAATGCACACCTATATGGCGCAGTAGCAGGGTTACTCTTTTTTGCATTATTAAATGCAATAAATAGAAAAAGGTAG